One window of the Zea mays cultivar B73 chromosome 3, Zm-B73-REFERENCE-NAM-5.0, whole genome shotgun sequence genome contains the following:
- the LOC100192956 gene encoding Transcription factor HY5 isoform 1 (isoform 1 is encoded by transcript variant 1), whose translation MAAQEQEQEQEKQQAKTSTTSSLPSSSERSSSSARNNLTEGGAESDEEIRRVPEMGGASASASSGAGADERPKGEDGKQGQVAAGAQPPAGGKKRGRTAGDKEQNRLKRLLRNRVSAQQARERKKAYLTELEAKAKGLELRNAELEQRVSTLQNENNTLRQILKNTTAHASKRSGGGGGGGGKGGDGGKKHHLAKS comes from the exons ATGGCtgcgcaggagcaggagcaggagcaggagaagCAGCAGGCGAAGACGAGCACCACGAGCTCGCTCCCCTCCAGCAGCGAGCGCTCCTCCAGCTCCGCTCGCAACAACCTCACGGAAGGAG GGGCGGAGAGCGACGAGGAGATACGGCGGGTGCCGGAGATGGGCGGCGCGTCGGCGTCGGCCTCGTCGGGCGCCGGCGCGGACGAGCGTCCCAAGGGGGAGGACGGCAAGCAGGGGCAGGTGGCGGCGGGGGCGCAGCCTCCGGCGGGCGGGAAGAAGCGCGGGCGCACGGCGGGGGACAAGGAGCAGAACCGGCTGAAGCGGCTGCTGCGGAACCGCGTGTCCGCGCAGCAGGCGCGGGAGCGGAAGAAGGCGTACCTGACGGAGCTGGAGGCGAAGGCCAAGGGCCTGGAGCTCCGCAATGCGGAGCTGGAGCAGCGGGTGTCCACGCTCCAGAACGAGAACAACACGCTCCGCCAG ATTCTGAAGAACACGACGGCGCACGCGAGCAAGAggtccggcggcggcggcggcggtggcggcaaggGCGGAGACGGCGGCAAGAAGCACCACCTCGCCAAGAGCTAG
- the LOC100192956 gene encoding Transcription factor HY5 isoform 2 (isoform 2 is encoded by transcript variant 2), giving the protein MAAQEQEQEQEKQQAKTSTTSSLPSSSERSSSSARNNLTEGGAESDEEIRRVPEMGGASASASSGAGADERPKGEDGKQGQVAAGAQPPAGGKKRGRTAGDKEQNRLKRLLRNRVSAQQARERKKAYLTELEAKAKGLELRNAELEQRVSTLQNENNTLRQVPASPRLPSVHHPPFVCFASAIRSELQSERSSRSDRLTQPLPGAVAQILKNTTAHASKRSGGGGGGGGKGGDGGKKHHLAKS; this is encoded by the exons ATGGCtgcgcaggagcaggagcaggagcaggagaagCAGCAGGCGAAGACGAGCACCACGAGCTCGCTCCCCTCCAGCAGCGAGCGCTCCTCCAGCTCCGCTCGCAACAACCTCACGGAAGGAG GGGCGGAGAGCGACGAGGAGATACGGCGGGTGCCGGAGATGGGCGGCGCGTCGGCGTCGGCCTCGTCGGGCGCCGGCGCGGACGAGCGTCCCAAGGGGGAGGACGGCAAGCAGGGGCAGGTGGCGGCGGGGGCGCAGCCTCCGGCGGGCGGGAAGAAGCGCGGGCGCACGGCGGGGGACAAGGAGCAGAACCGGCTGAAGCGGCTGCTGCGGAACCGCGTGTCCGCGCAGCAGGCGCGGGAGCGGAAGAAGGCGTACCTGACGGAGCTGGAGGCGAAGGCCAAGGGCCTGGAGCTCCGCAATGCGGAGCTGGAGCAGCGGGTGTCCACGCTCCAGAACGAGAACAACACGCTCCGCCAGGTgcccgcctcgcctcgcctccccTCCGTCCACCACCCTCCATTCGTTTGCTTCGCTTCGGCGATTCGATCTGAGCTCCAAAGCGAGCGTTCCTCTCGTTCCGACCGACTGACCCAACCCCTCCCTGGTGCCGTCGCGCAGATTCTGAAGAACACGACGGCGCACGCGAGCAAGAggtccggcggcggcggcggcggtggcggcaaggGCGGAGACGGCGGCAAGAAGCACCACCTCGCCAAGAGCTAG
- the LOC103649685 gene encoding E3 ubiquitin ligase BIG BROTHER-related, translated as MDGSKGSVGGGDGTGPEKPSVDSNPSLDPPQPTAVAVEATDDGAAAAAAKAARRPFTALSQEEADLALARVLQEQERAYMLLRMNGGGGEGSNYGSSDEGSYEYDEEGEEDYEDKLELSLVSAIVRRTVEVEHEEDHANDSHETWQEVDPDEYSYEELVALGEVVGTENRGLSADTLASLPSVTYKLQHVQDGNTEQCVICCVELEDESLCDVLWTTITHNITANDN; from the exons ATGGATGGTTCGAAGGGGAGCGTAGGTGGCGGGGACGGGACCGGGCCCGAAAAGCCAAGCGTCGATTCGAACCCTAGCCTTGACCCACCCCAACCTACCGCGGTGGCTGTCGAAGCCACAGATGACGGTGCGGCCGCGGCTGCGGCCAAGGCGGCCAGGCGGCCCTTCACGGCCCTCAGCCAAGAGGAAGCTGACCTCGCCCTCGCCCGTGTCCTGCAGGAGCAG GAGCGGGCGTACATGTTGCTTCGGATGAACGGGGGCGGTGGCGAGGGCAGCAACTACGGGAGCTCTGATGAAGGGAGCTACGAATATGACGAAGAGGGAGAGGAGGACTACGAAGATAAACTGGAGCTCTCGCTGGTCTCAGCGATTGTGA GGCGAACAGTGGAGGTGGAGCACGAGGAGGATCATGCGAATGATTC CCATGAGACATGGCAAGAGGTTGATCCAGATGAATACTCTTATGAG GAGCTAGTCGCATTGGGTGAAGTAGTTGGCACAGAAAACAGAGGTCTCTCTGCCGATACACTTGCTTCTTTACCTTCAGTAACATACAAGCTGCAACATGTTCAGGATGGCAACACGGAGCA ATGCGTAATTTGCTGTGTGGAATTGGAGGATGAATCTTTATGCGATGTTTTATGGACAACAATTACACACAACATAACAGCCAATGATAATTAA